The sequence GACTCCCATGTGAGTCCCCCCTCTTGTGGTGGTGGTCGGTCGCGGTGGGCGAGTGGCCGGAATCAGACGGTGACGACCGGGACGAGCGTCGCGCCCTGGAGGTCGTTGACGGCGGCCCGGGCGAGCGCGCGCGGCGTCGCGAAGGTCTGGTAGTGGTTGACGACGCTGATCCAGGTGCCGTCGGCGTTGCGCATCATGTGCAGCTCGTCGCCGTCGATCCGCACCTCGTAGCCGGTGCCCCCGCCGGTGCCGGTGCCGCCGCCGTGGTGGTGGCTCCCCCCGGCGGCCGGGCGGCCCTGGATCCGCCGGCCCTGGAAGACCTCGTCGAAGCTGTCGGACGCGCCCGGGTCGGC comes from Streptomyces sp. TLI_053 and encodes:
- a CDS encoding tyrosinase cofactor, with product MSEDTQATELTRRRMLQGAAAALTVATGTVVIGLAGPGGGAATAADPGASDSFDEVFQGRRIQGRPAAGGSHHHGGGTGTGGGTGYEVRIDGDELHMMRNADGTWISVVNHYQTFATPRALARAAVNDLQGATLVPVVTV